The following DNA comes from Vicinamibacterales bacterium.
CGACATACGTGTGCCCGTCATCGCTCGGCTTGCCGGCGTGCTCCGCCTTGTTGTGCGGGTCCTTGAAGGGGCCGACCGGGCCGTCCCGGTACGCGCCGAAGCTGCGGAAGGTCTTCCCGGAGCGATCGGTAAACATCGCGCCGGTGTTGCCCTGGTTGAAGACCCACTTGCCGTCGGGCCCGACCGTCACCGAGTGCAGCGAATGATCGTGGTTGACGCCGTGGAAGCCGGTGAGCAGCACGTCCCGCTTGTCCACCGCCGGGTCGAAACGCAGGTTACGATCGACGTCGGTGTAGACGATCAGGTCGGGCGGCTGCGCGACGACGATCTTGTTGTCGATGACGGAGACGCCGAGCGGCGCGACCAGGGCGGTCTCCTGGACGAAGGTGTGCGACGAATCCGCTTTACCATCGCCATCGGTGTCCTGTAGCACCATAATGCGATCGCCTTCGGGCTGGCGGGCGTGGTGTCTGCGGTAGCGGACGCCCTCGGCGACCCAGATGCGGCCGTCCCGATCGATGTCGATGTTGGTCGGGTTGCGGAGCATCGGCGTGGCCGCCCACAGGGTGATTTCGAGTCCGTCGGCGACCTGGAAGAGCTCGAGCGGAATGCTCGGGGGAATGTTGAACGCGGGCTGCGGCGCCTGGGTCTGTGCGGGCGTCTGGGCCTGCAGGAGTGCGGCAAAGGACACGATGCTGACGAGAAAAACGCTCAATCGGCGCATGGACTCTCCAAGGGTGAGAGGATAAACCGATGTTGGTCATGGCGGTGCTCTTGTTTTTGGCCCTCCCCGCGTCCCCGCAGACCGCGGCCGCGACGCTCCTGGTCGACGCCCGGGATCAGAATGGCGCCCCGCTGCCCGGCGTGGTGGTCACGGTGACGAGCGAGGAAACCGGGCTGCAGCGCGCCGCGACGACGGCGAACGAAGGGACCGCCTGGCTGGTGCGGCTGCCGGCCGGCACCTATACGCTGTCGGCGGTCCGCGGCGGATTCAAGACCGAGGTGGTGCGCAACGTCCGGCTGGACGCCAGTGCCGACGCGCGGATCGCGCTGGTCTTCAAGGCCGGGGCGTATACGGAAGAGGTGGTGGTCGAGGCGGATGCCTCGACGCTGACGATTGGCAACAGCGCCGTCGGCGCCATCTTCGACGCGGCGACGCTGCAGGCGCTGCCCGTGCCCGAGCGCGAAGTCCTGGAATTCGCCGGCCAGGCGGCCGGGGTGGCGCCGCCGGCCCCCGGGTCGCGCCTGTCGACGCAGGGGAACACCGGCGTGAACAGCGCCGGGGCGCGCGAGTCCTCGAACAACTACCTGCTCGACGGCCTCGACAACAACGACCAGTTCCTCAACCGCCTGGTAATCAATCCCAGCCTCGACGCGGTGCAGGAGTTCTCGCTGCTGCAGAACACCTACGACGCGGAGCACGGCCGCAGCGCCGGCGCGCAGTTGAACATGGTGCTGAAGTCGGGGACGCGCGCCGTGCACGGCACGCTGTACGAGTTCTTCCGCGACTCGGCCCTGGATGCGCGGCCCGCGCTGGCGCCTGCGGACCTGCCGAAGCCCGAGCGGCAGCGCCATCAGTTCGGCGGGACGATCGGCGGGCCGCTGTGGCTGCCGCTGTCGTTCTACTTCGTCAGCGCGGAAGCGATCAACGGCCGCGAGGCGGACACGCGGCTGGCGCACGTGCCCACCGCGGCCGAGCGGGCCGGCGACTTCAGCGCCTCCGGGATCTCCGTCCGCGATCCGTTCACCGGACAGCCGTTCACCGGCAACGTCATTCCGACGCCGCGGCTCAGCGCCGCGGGCCAGGCCGCGGCGAATCTCTATCCGCTGCCCAACGTCCCCGGCGCGCAGACCAACTTCGCGGCGTCGCCGCTGGCCAACCGCGCCGCCGCGCAGTTCACGATCAAGACGGATCACAGCGTGTGGCAGGGCAGCCCGCTGATGCTGCGCTACAGCTTCAGCCGTGACGATCGGGATCAGCCGTTCCCGGTCCGGGCGCGCAATCTCCCCGGGTTCGGCATCTCGGTGCTCGATCAGGGGCACAACGCCGCGGGGGGACTGACCAAGGCGTTCACCGCGCGGCTCTTCAACGAACTGCGCGTCGGCGTCAACGCGCTGCGCCGCGAGAACCTGCCGCAAAGCGCCGGCAGCGACCGGTTCGCGGCGCTCGGGATCACCGGACCGGCGATCAGCGGATCGGATCTCGGCTACCCGACACTCGTCGTCCCCGGGTTCGAGACGCTCGGCGACGACCCCAACCTGCCGGTCGTCCGCCGCACGCGCACGCTTCACATCAGCGACACGCTCACGCTCGATCGCGGGCGGCATCACATCAAGACCGGCGGCGAGATCCGCCGCTACCGATCGGACGGGTACAACCATCTCTTCGCGCGCGGCCAGGCGACCTTCACCGGCGCCTTCAGCGGATCGCCGTTGGGCGATCTCCTGCTCGGATTCCCCACCGTCACGCTCCTCGGCGTCAACGACAACCGCCAGGCGCTGCGCACCTGGTCCGCCTACGGCTTCCTCCAGGACGACTGGCGTGCCGGCCGCCGGCTGACGGTCAACGCCGGCGTGCGCTACGAGTTCAACGCCCCGGCGTACGACACGGACGATCGAATGCGGATCCTGGATCTCTCCTCGCTGCAGCTCCGGCAGGTCGGCGAGGACGGCATCTCGCGATCCGGGCTGCGCGCCGATCGCGACAACGTCGCGCCGCGGCTCGGCGTGAGCTGGGATCTGACGGGAAGCGGCAACTGGGTGGCGCGCGGCGGCTACGGCATGTTCTACGACGCCGCCACGCTGATCGAGAACTCCGCGCTGTACTTCAACCCGCCGTACTGGACGCTGTCGTTGTGGGTGCCGAACCCGGCACCGGTCACGCTGGCCAATCCCTTCCCCGCCGGCCGCGCGATCTCGCCGCGTCCGGCGATCAACACGATCGATCCGCAGATTCGCACGCCGTACGCACAGGAAGCGTCGGCCGGCCTCGACGGCGTGGTGAAAGGCACGTCGTTCGCCGCCCGGTACGTCACCTCGTACGGCTACGACCTGACGCGGAAGCGGAATCTGAACCAGGCGGCGCCGGGCCCGGGGACGATCGACTCGCGGCGGCCGATCGCGACGCTCGGCGACGTGCTGCTGGTCGAATCGACCGCGTCGTCCAGCTATCACGCGCTGCAGTTGACGGTGACCCGGCGCGGCCGCGCCGCGATGCTGCGCGGCGCCTACACCCTGTCGAAGTCGATGGACGACACGTCGGCGTTCCTGGCCACCGACGGCGATGACAACACGCCTCAGAACAGCCGCGACCTGGCCGCCGAATGGGGGCCGTCGGACTTCGACGTCCGTCAACGCTTCGTGTTCACCGCCAGCCTGGCGACGCCGGACGCCGGCCTGCCGGCCGTGCTGCGCAACTGGCAGGCGAGCGCCGTCTTCACCGCGCAGTCGGGACGGCCGTTCACGCCCCGCGTCAGCTTCGACAACAGCAACACGGGCAATGTCGGCGGCGGCACCTTCGCGTACGACCGGCCCAACGTGGTGCCCGCGTCGAGCACGGCGCTGCCGCCGCCGGGCGCCCGCACCTACGGCGGCCGCACCTTCGTCATCGCGCCGCAGTACACGTTCGGCAATGCCGGGCGGAACAGTCTCGTCGGCCCGGGGTACGCGACGCTCGACGCGATGATCAGCCGGCGCATTCAACTTCCGCGGCGGCGGCAGCTCACGCTCCGCGTCGAGCTGTTCAATGCGCTCAACCGCCGCAACCTGCAGCTGCCCGACAGCTTCGTCGACCGCGTCACGTTCGGCCGGTCGCTCGCCGCGTACGCGCCGCGGCAGGTGCAGCTCGCCGCCCGCTTCACGTTCTGATCCGGCTTGCGGCGGCGGCCGCCGTTGGTCAGGATTCGCGCGTTCACGCTTCCCGGAGGTGAGATGCCGAGAGCTGTCTGGATCGCCGTCGCCGCTGCCCTGAGCCTCTATCTCGGGGCGTTCTCGACGGCCGCCGCTCGTGACGCGCAGGACGTCCCCGCCGCCCAGCAACCGCCGCCTCCGGCGGGCGCCGGTCGGGGACGCGGGCCGGGACGCCAGATGGTCAACGAGACGAGCGACTTCTCCCCCAAGCCGCCGTACCTGCCCCGGCGCCCCGAGGAACAGGCGCGCGGCTTCATGCTCCCGGTCGGCTATCGGATGGAGCTGGTCGCGTCAGATCCGGACGTCATCAGTCCCGCGGTGATCGAATTCGATGGCAACGGCCGCATGTACGTCAGCGAGCTGATCAGCTACATGATGGACGCCGAAGCCTCGCGACAGCACGAGCCGATCAGCCGCATCAGCCGCTGGGAGAGCACCAGGGGGGACGGCAGATTCGACAAGCACACCGTGTTCGTCGACAACGTCGTCGCTCCCCGCATGATCCTGCCGCTCCAGGACGGCGTCATCCTCACCAGCGAAACCGACTCCGACGACATCGTCAAGTGGACCGACACGAATGGCGACGGCGTGGCCGACAAGCGCGAAGTCGTCTTCACCGGCATCGGCCAGAGCGGCGACTCGAACATCGAGCACCAGAAGGCGGGCCTGCTCTGGAACATGGACAACTGGATCTACACCACCTACAACCCGTTCCGCATCCGCTGGACGCCGAACGGGTTCCTGCGCGAGCCGACGGGCGCGAACGGCGGCCAGTGGGGACTCGCGAGTGACGACGATGGAAAACCGTGGTTCGTGGATGCGGGCGGCGAGCGCGGGCCGATGAACTTCCAGTACCCGATCCACTACGGGTCGTTCACGCCCTGCCCGCCGGCGGGCGGCCGCGGCGCCGGCCGCGGCGGCCGGGCCGGCGCCGCGCCGGCGCCGAACCCGAACTGTCCGCCGGGGATGGAGAGCGGGTTCGAAAAAGACTTCGCGGTGGTCTGGCCCGCGCCGGGCATCGGCGACATGCAGGGGGGCCTCTTCCGCACGCGCATGCCGGCGCAGAATCTCAATCACTTCACCGCCACGACCGGGCCGGCGATCTTCCGCGGCGACGCGCTGCCGGCGGATCTCAAGGGGCACCTCCTCTTCGCCGAGCCGGTCGGACGGCTGATCCGCCGCGCCGCGGTCGACGACATCGAGGGGCTGACGCAACTGCGGAACGTGTATCCGCAGTCGGAGTTCCTCAACTCGGAGGATCAGTTGTTCCGGCCGGTGAACATCAGCAACGCGCCGGACGGCACGCTCTATATCGCCGACATGTACCGCGGCATCATCCAGGAGCGCGAGTGGTCCGGCCCCGGGGAATACCTGCGCGCGAAGATCGAGCAGTATCAGCTGGACAAGGTCGCGTCGTACGGACGGATCTGGCGCCTCCGCTACGATGGCCGTCCCGCGGTGCCCACGACGAGCACCAACCTGGGGCAGCCCGCCATTCCGGCGATTACCCCGAACTTCGCGCCGCCGCGGATGTACAGCGAGACCCCGGCGCAGCTGGTCGCGCACCTGTCGCATCCCAACGGCTGGTGGCGCGACATGGCGCAGCGGCTGCTGATCCTGCAGCAGGACAGGTCGGTCGTGCCCGCGCTGCAGCAGCTGGCGCGGTCGTCGAACCCACCCTCGCCGCCCGGGGCCGCGTCGGCGAGCGACAACCTGCTCGCCCGGGTCCACGCGATCTGGACGCTCGAAGGGCTCGGCGCGCTCGACGCGGCGCTGGTGCGCGAGATGATGGGAGACCAGAGTCCACGGATGCGCATTCAGGCGATGCGCGCGAGCGAGACGCTGTACAAGAACGGCGACAAATCGTTCGCGGACGATTACCGCCGCCTGTCGACGGATCCGGAGACGAACGTCGCGATCCAGGCGCTGCTGTCGGCCAGTCTGTTCAAGCTCAAGGACCTTCCCGATCTCGTCAAGGGCGCACAGGCCGCGAACCCGGCCAAAGGCCTGGCGCTCATCGGCAGCCGGTTGCTGACCCCGCCGGTCACCTTCGGCAGTGGACGGCGCGGAGGGGCGCTGACACCCGCGGAGCAGAAGCGCCTGCAGCACGGCAGCGAGGTCTACGGCGCGGTCTGCTTCGCGTGCCATGGCGACGACGCGCTCGGCGCGCCGCTGGCGGGTGCGGCGCCGGGGACGATGATGGCTCCCCCGCTCGCCGGCTCCGCACGCGTCCAGGGACATCGCGACTACATCGTCAAAGTGCTCTTGAAAGGGTTGACCGGCCCGATCGATGGAAAGGTCTATCCCGATCTGATGGTGCCGCTGGACAACAGCGACGAGTGGGTCGCGGGAATCGCGTCGTTCGTCCGCACCAGCTTCGGCAACAGCGGCGACCTGGTGACGCCGGCCGACGTCGCGCGCGTCCGCGCCGAGATCGCAGGCCGCAGGACGCCGTGGACGCTCGCCGAGCTGGACGCGACATTGCCGCGTCCGCTCGACCCCCTGCAGCTCAAACTGTCGGCCAGCCACGGCAACGAAAGCAGCGCCGCCGCGGCGTCCCTGCGCGGATGGAGCACCGGGGTGCCGCAGAAGCCCGGCATGTGGTTCCGCATCGAGCTGCCGCAGACGGCGAACGTGACCGAGCTGCAGTTCGAATCTCCCGGACCGCCGGCCGGTCGTGGCGGCGGACGGGCGCAGGCGCCGCCGGGAACACCGCCGCCGCCCCCCGTCTACGGCTACCCGCGCGGCTACTCGGTGCAGCTGTCGAT
Coding sequences within:
- a CDS encoding TonB-dependent receptor, with amino-acid sequence MLVMAVLLFLALPASPQTAAATLLVDARDQNGAPLPGVVVTVTSEETGLQRAATTANEGTAWLVRLPAGTYTLSAVRGGFKTEVVRNVRLDASADARIALVFKAGAYTEEVVVEADASTLTIGNSAVGAIFDAATLQALPVPEREVLEFAGQAAGVAPPAPGSRLSTQGNTGVNSAGARESSNNYLLDGLDNNDQFLNRLVINPSLDAVQEFSLLQNTYDAEHGRSAGAQLNMVLKSGTRAVHGTLYEFFRDSALDARPALAPADLPKPERQRHQFGGTIGGPLWLPLSFYFVSAEAINGREADTRLAHVPTAAERAGDFSASGISVRDPFTGQPFTGNVIPTPRLSAAGQAAANLYPLPNVPGAQTNFAASPLANRAAAQFTIKTDHSVWQGSPLMLRYSFSRDDRDQPFPVRARNLPGFGISVLDQGHNAAGGLTKAFTARLFNELRVGVNALRRENLPQSAGSDRFAALGITGPAISGSDLGYPTLVVPGFETLGDDPNLPVVRRTRTLHISDTLTLDRGRHHIKTGGEIRRYRSDGYNHLFARGQATFTGAFSGSPLGDLLLGFPTVTLLGVNDNRQALRTWSAYGFLQDDWRAGRRLTVNAGVRYEFNAPAYDTDDRMRILDLSSLQLRQVGEDGISRSGLRADRDNVAPRLGVSWDLTGSGNWVARGGYGMFYDAATLIENSALYFNPPYWTLSLWVPNPAPVTLANPFPAGRAISPRPAINTIDPQIRTPYAQEASAGLDGVVKGTSFAARYVTSYGYDLTRKRNLNQAAPGPGTIDSRRPIATLGDVLLVESTASSSYHALQLTVTRRGRAAMLRGAYTLSKSMDDTSAFLATDGDDNTPQNSRDLAAEWGPSDFDVRQRFVFTASLATPDAGLPAVLRNWQASAVFTAQSGRPFTPRVSFDNSNTGNVGGGTFAYDRPNVVPASSTALPPPGARTYGGRTFVIAPQYTFGNAGRNSLVGPGYATLDAMISRRIQLPRRRQLTLRVELFNALNRRNLQLPDSFVDRVTFGRSLAAYAPRQVQLAARFTF